A window of the Gossypium hirsutum isolate 1008001.06 chromosome A05, Gossypium_hirsutum_v2.1, whole genome shotgun sequence genome harbors these coding sequences:
- the LOC107917583 gene encoding peroxiredoxin-2B, whose translation MACIAVGDTIPDGTLSYADEAHQILNVSVYSLAAAKQVILCGVPGAFTPTCSLKHVPGFIEKAEELKSKGISEIIVISVNDPYVMRAWGKSYPENKHVKFLSDSSGAYVKTLGLELDVSDRGFGIRSQRFALLLDDLKVKVANVESDGQFKVSSAEDMLKAL comes from the exons ATGGCTTGTATTGCGGTCGGTGACACGATTCCCGATGGTACTCTCTCATATGCTGATGAGGCCCATCAGATTCTAAACGTGTCCGTATACTCCCTTGCTGCCGCTAAACAGGTCATTCTCTGTGGAGTTCCCGGTGCTTTTACCCCCACATGCAG CTTGAAACATGTGCCAGGTTTCATTGAAAAGGCAGAGGAGCTCAAGTCAAAAGGCATTAGTGAGATTATAGTCATCAGTG TTAATGACCCATATGTGATGAGGGCATGGGGCAAGTCATATCCCGAAAACAAGCACGTAAAGTTCTTGTCTGACAGCTCAGGTGCTTACGTAAAAACACTAGGGCTTGAGCTTGACGTGTCGGACAGAGGTTTTGGGATTCGATCACAAAGGTTTGCTTTGTTGCTTGATGATCTTAAGGTGAAAGTTGCTAACGTGGAATCGGATGGGCAGTTCAAAGTTTCCAGCGCTGAAGATATGCTTAAGGCTCTCTAA
- the LOC107918003 gene encoding protein NRT1/ PTR FAMILY 1.2 — translation MEDTKMEDSSNQREMSHEEMPETHSKGGLITMPFIIANESFEKVASYGLVPNMILYLIKDYHMGVAKGTNILFFWQAATNFTPILGAFVADSYLGRFLTIGLGSICSLLGMILLWLTAMVPQSKPPPCDLMTQTCSSPTSAQMTLLFFSFVLISLGAGGVRPCSLAFGADQLDRRDNPKNVRVLESFFGWYYASAAISVLIALTGIVYIQDHFGYRVGFGVPAILMLLSALVFFLASPFYLKQQASKSLLTGFVQVIIVAYKNRNLTFPLPNSTASYHHKRDSNVVAPTDKLRFLNKACIIKNPEQDIALDGSAANPWSLCTVEQVEELKALIKVLPLWSTGIIMSINLSQNSFPVLQASSMDRDLTKKFQIPAGSYGMFNIISLALWVIFYDRAILPMASKIKGKPVRIGVKLRMGIGLFLTCIAMVVSAIVENARRKEAIRSGFQNNPTAVVKMSAMWLVPQFCLNGFAEAFTAIGQTEFFYSELPKSMSSIAAALFGLGLAVANVLASVVVSIIDDITSKGGKESWVSSNINKGRIDNYYWVLAILSFINLFYYFLCAWAYGPTGRQATKVKLMAGR, via the exons ATGGAAGATACTAAAATGGAGGACTCTTCAAATCAAAGGGAAATGTCTCACGAAGAAATGCCTGAAACACACAGCAAGGGTGGCCTCATTACCATGCCTTTCATAATAG CGAATGAATCATTTGAGAAGGTGGCGAGCTATGGGCTGGTTCCCAACATGATACTGTACCTGATTAAAGATTATCACATGGGAGTTGCTAAAGGCACCAATATTCTCTTTTTCTGGCAAGCTGCTACCAATTTCACCCCTATATTGGGTGCTTTCGTCGCTGATTCATATCTGGGTCGATTCCTAACCATCGGCTTGGGCTCCATTTGCAGTCTCTTG GGGATGATACTTTTATGGTTAACAGCCATGGTTCCACAGTCAAAGCCTCCACCCTGCGACCTAATGACACAGACCTGCAGTTCTCCAACATCGGCGCAGATGACTCTATTATTCTTCTCATTTGTTCTCATTTCCCTTGGAGCTGGTGGTGTAAGACCATGCTCCTTGGCATTTGGGGCTGACCAATTGGACCGAAGAGATAATCCGAAAAATGTCAGGGTCTTGGAGAGCTTCTTTGGCTGGTATTATGCATCTGCAGCTATATCTGTTTTAATTGCATTGACTGGTATTGTTTATATTCAAGATCACTTTGGATATAGAGTAGGCTTTGGAGTTCCAGCAATCTTAATGTTGCTCTCCGCTCTTGTGTTTTTCCTTGCTTCTCCCTTCTATCTTAAGCAGCAGGCAAGCAAGAGCTTGCTTACTGGCTTTGTTCAAGTAATCATCGTTGCTTATAAAAACCGAAATCTGACATTTCCACTTCCAAACTCAACTGCAAGTTACCATCATAAAAGGGATTCTAACGTTGTTGCACCAACGGACAAATTAAG ATTTTTAAACAAAGCTTGCATCATCAAAAACCCCGAACAAGACATTGCTCTGGATGGCTCAGCCGCAAATCCATGGAGTCTTTGCACGGTAGAGCAAGTGGAAGAGCTAAAAGCGCTGATTAAGGTCTTACCATTGTGGTCTACTGGGATCATAATGTCCATAAATTTAAGCCAAAACTCATTTCCTGTGCTTCAAGCTAGCTCTATGGACAGAGACCTTACAAAAAAGTTTCAGATTCCAGCAGGCTCTTATGGGATGTTCAACATCATCTCCCTTGCACTATGGGTTATTTTCTATGATCGTGCGATCCTCCCCATGGCATCAAAGATCAAGGGTAAACCAGTACGCATTGGTGTCAAACTAAGGATGGGAATTGGACTCTTTCTTACCTGCATTGCTATGGTAGTTTCAGCCATTGTCGAGAATGCACGACGAAAGGAAGCAATTCGATCCGGGTTTCAAAACAACCCTACTGCAGTTGTGAAAATGTCTGCTATGTGGCTTGTGCCACAGTTTTGCCTGAATGGTTTTGCTGAGGCCTTCACTGCAATAGGGCAGACAGAGTTCTTCTATTCCGAGTTACCCAAGAGTATGTCAAGCATTGCCGCTGCCCTCTTCGGACTCGGATTGGCTGTGGCAAATGTGCTAGCTAGTGTTGTTGTGAGCATCATCGACGATATTACTTCAAAAGGCGGTAAAGAGAGTTGGGTTTCGAGCAACATAAACAAAGGTCGCATCGACAACTACTATTGGGTTCTTGCCATATTGAGTTTCATCAATCTGTTCTATTACTTCCTCTGTGCCTGGGCTTATGGACCGACGGGTCGACAAGCAACAAAAGTTAAATTGATGGCAGGAAGATGA